From one Humulus lupulus chromosome 8, drHumLupu1.1, whole genome shotgun sequence genomic stretch:
- the LOC133796756 gene encoding protein BPS1, chloroplastic-like yields the protein MSRPQEPHRAFFPFGNPFRMISPKGSQLSPKLLQLLNSFEETLAQRMIKLNPTNKVDVFSLSWMKLATESISETYNDIKALINNLELPVCDWDEKWIDVYLDISVKLLDICNAFNSELSRLNQGQLFLKCAMHNLESPSSKQFAGACSSLDGFRKHINTKNPRLDKCWTILDSLVESLDLPKVKNSAKGKILMRAMYGVKVEIVFVYSVFAAVFSGSAEKLFNLNVAETYLWAQAFMDLQTSVNKEIRNTSNGKAIALKELEAVDVTLKRLYPMIQEGSAADHEDVFQSSVTDLRTLGDSFSGGIDLLTKEVDGFFEIVLSGRDALLSNLRADGSKIEPKKTQTGNVGQAVR from the coding sequence ATGAGTCGTCCACAGGAACCACACCGAGCTTTCTTCCCTTTTGGAAATCCCTTTCGGATGATATCACCTAAGGGCTCGCAATTGTCTCCCAAGCTTCTTCAGCTGTTGAACTCTTTTGAGGAAACCTTGGCTCAGAGAATGATTAAGCTGAACCCAACAAACAAGGTTGATGTCTTCAGTTTGTCGTGGATGAAGTTGGCAACGGAGTCGATTTCTGAGACATATAATGATATAAAAGCCCTCATTAATAATCTTGAGCTTCCTGTCTGTGACTGGGATGAGAAATGGATTGATGTATACTTGGACATCAGCGTGAAGTTGCTTGACATATGCAACGCCTTTAACTCGGAGCTCTCACGGTTGAATCAAGGGCAGCTTTTCCTGAAGTGTGCCATGCATAATCTGGAGTCTCCCTCTTCAAAGCAGTTTGCTGGCGCCTGCTCTTCACTTGATGGATTTAGAAAGCATATTAATACAAAGAATCCTAGACTTGACAAGTGCTGGACGATACTAGACAGTCTGGTGGAATCACTTGATCTTCCAAAGGTTAAGAACTCTGCAAAAGGAAAGATTTTGATGCGAGCGATGTATGGAGTTAAGGTAGAAATTGTTTTTGTGTATAGCGTCTTTGCTGCAGTCTTCTCTGGTTCTGCAGAGAAACTGTTCAATTTGAATGTTGCTGAGACATACTTGTGGGCACAAGCTTTTATGGACTTGCAGACTAGTGTAAATAAGGAAATTAGAAATACTTCTAACGGTAAAGCGATCGCATTGAAAGAGCTGGAAGCTGTTGATGTTACACTCAAGAGATTATATCCCATGATCCAAGAAGGGTCTGCTGCTGATCATGAGGATGTTTTCCAGAGTTCTGTAACAGATTTGCGAACCCTGGGTGATAGCTTTTCAGGAGGAATCGATCTTCTTACAAAGGAAGTGGATGGATTTTTTGAAATAGTACTATCTGGAAGAGATGCGTTGCTCTCAAATCTAAGAGCAGATGGAAGTAAGATTGAGCCGAAGAAGACACAGACGGGAAATGTAGGACAGGCTGTGAGGTGA